From Salminus brasiliensis chromosome 21, fSalBra1.hap2, whole genome shotgun sequence, a single genomic window includes:
- the shisa10.1 gene encoding protein shisa-5 has translation MATTLPVLLLFAGLLFSPAAADDDCKSYITSSGTYKSSQDCSFLQFCCGSCDERYCCSDFRKQLNDDYCVFGNTKINSLAIGSVIGSVIFMIVLFVVCCVCPCCCLYKMCRKPRPVVTSTTHTTVISSQYPQQPTNPGPQYTSPAYQHVPAQPGYSAQPGYSAQPGYSAQPGYKGQPMPAAPYQGQPYAPGPPPPYHESGYPAPYSQAAFDGGHPPYPLQPPTQPGYAHPPPTTDYGAAQPPYNPAYVEPPKTGY, from the exons ATGACGACTGTAAGAGCTACATCACCAGCAGTGGCACCTACAAGTCGTCCCAGGATTGCTCTtttctgcagttctgttgtGGTAGCTGTGATGAGAGATACTGCTGTTCTGACTTTCGGAAACAACTGAATGACGACTACTGCGTCTT CGGCAACACGAAGATCAACTCCCTCGCCATTGGCTCCGTCATAGGGAGCGTGATCTTCATGATCGTCCTGTTCGTGGTCTGCTGTGTGTGCCCATGCTGCTGCTTGTACAAAATGTGCAGGAAACCCAGGC CGGTGGTCACATCTACCACTCACACGACAGTGATAAGCAGCCAGTATCCCCAGCAGCCCACCAACCCTGGGCCTCAGTACACCAGCCCAGCATACCAGCATGTTCCAGCTCAGCCTGGGTACAGCGCTCAGCCTGGGTACAGCGCTCAGCCTGGGTACAGCGCTCAGCCTGGGTACAAAGGGCAGCCCATGCCCGCTGCACCATATCAGGGACAGCCTTATGCACCAGGACCCCCTCCTCCATACCATGAGAGTG GATATCCTGCGCCGTATAGCCAGGCTGCGTTTGATGGTGGCCATCCTCCATATCCCCTCCAGCCACCCACCCAGCCAGGCTACGCTCACCCACCCCCAACAACAGACTACGGTGCAGCTCAGCCTCCCTACAACCCTGCCTATGTGGAACCACCAAAGACCGGATACTAA
- the atrip gene encoding ATR-interacting protein, translating into MEYPPSKRLRGLPNAAPVEQDPFGDDEDFTQDDLEEIDIIASQAITGDGPLTSAKRTFGSISSYPGEQGKAPVREGRRTFSIGGSSSSTSNMYNNVERPHHESFGNGQVAKDRDELYYSRLEAQQAELKRKLKEVEDQILMKNGEIRVLRDSLKLANQEKEQQRQTNVALEKERANIQSEKEKELSKKVESLRSELHFKEAEMNEMRSKLQSSERGGRLVGTPVRNNANSPGARAFVTKETFSAELSVKGNHTDGGKQSRVKCDKEAVDSDGALNFEFRHKGPVLLNLLLQHPLEPSSLGLYHLLCISPDALPGLFSQSNYTSPASSAGSSTSSTDPRFLHRPQAHFYQFQSLAMSGLSVLADRLPIHPGTCTRLPPRTCPAAVHLLPLLNYHIAIFCQTLDSIDRSGKSPLRGRSLSGSSDSSLPSTIEESLGAREEFALAALKALYHTLSESREAVLTVLSGQESECPNKPSEDGLASEPRPSTGFENAVRKANEALQAQHPLLQRLLQLVDEKFVSNAGQKEAVVNSSLRILCVLAERAEENQLWRLKVVLSSEALAQNLSLESAYTTVRLSVRFLALVADCDEIATQLCSHNFVCPLARVFQYITSRPEKSVGEDMWSRLEVEVVQFLAKLFTQRTSAWAALISQSSCQCSSEVVRTVVVVLHRQWLSIKGQEKHVGGSQTWTSPGVQLLREALMLLHWLLLNNSSFSTHCLDVLHIYHQVIPAIRDTLRKIPDLSESEDLAIEEICRPEADVEDMDIDAGS; encoded by the exons ATGGAGTATCCTCCAAGCAAACGTCTCAGGGGCCTGCCGAACGCCGCTCCGGTGGAGCAGGACCCCTTTGGGGATGACGAAGACTTTACACAGGATGACCTGGAGGAGATAGACATCATAGCATCGCAGGCTATTACAGGAGATGGTCCGCTTACTAGCGCCAAGAGGACGTTTGGATCCATTTCGTCATATCCAGGAGAGCAGGGCAAAGCCCCCGTCAGGGAGGGCCGGAGGACCTTTTCCATTGGAGGCAGCAGCTCAAGCACCAGCAACATGTATAACAACGTGGAACGTCCGCATCACGAGTCATTTG GAAATGGTCAAGTAGCTAAAGACCGAGATGAACTGTACTACAGCAGACTGGAGGCCCAGCAGGCAGAGTTAAAGAGAAAG CTGAAGGAGGTAGAGGACCAGATCTTAATGAAGAACGGTGAGATTAGGGTTCTACGAGACTCTCTCAAACTGGCCAATCAGGAGAAGGAGCAGCAAAGACAGACTAATGTTGCtttggaaaaagagagagccaaTATccagagtgaaaaagagaaggagcttTCCAAGAAG GTGGAGTCCTTACGATCCGAGTTGCACTTTAAAGAAGCCGAGATGAATGAAATGAGGAGCAAACTTCAAAGCTCTGAGCGCGGAGGGCGATTGGTCGGCACTCCCGTAAGAAACAA TGCGAACTCTCCTGGGGCTCGTGCATTTGTGACTAAGGAGACCTTTTCAGCAGAACTGTCTGTAAAAGGCAATCATACAGACG GTGGGAAGCAGAGCCGGGTTAAATGTGACAAAGAGGCAGTCGACTCTGACGGGGCCCTGAATTTCGAATTTCGTCATAAAG GTCCTGTCCTGTTGAATCTGCTGCTTCAGCATCCTCTGGAGCCCAGCTCTTTGGGTCTCTATCACTTGCTGTGCATCAGCCCAGACGCTCTGCCCGGCCTGTTctcccagtctaattacaccaGCCC AGCCTCCTCAGCTGGTTCCAGCACTTCTTCCACTGATCCCCGGTTTCTACATCGGCCTCAAGCTCACTTCTACCAGTTTCAAAGTCTGGCCATGTCCGGACTGAGCGTCCTGGCCGACCGTCTCCCGATACACCCTGGCACTTGCACTCGGCTCCCTCCCAGAACTTGTCCTGCTGCTGTCCATCTCCTCCCCTTACTCAACTATCACATCGCTATTTTCTGTCAGACGCTGGACTCCATCGACAGGTCAGGGAAGAGTCCCCTCCGAGGACGTTCCCTCTCAGGTTCCTCAGATTCCAGCCTGCCGTCCACCATCGAGGAGTCTTTAGGAGCTCGAGAAGAATTCGCCTTAGCAGCCTTAAAGGCTCTTTACCACACGCTGTCCGAAAGCCGGGAAGCTGTGCTCACGGTGTTGAGTGGTCAGGAGAGCGAGTGTCCCAACAAACCGAGCGAGGATGGACTCGCCAGTGAGCCACGACCGTCTACAGGTTTTGAGAACGCTGTGAGGAAAGCGAATGAGGCACTACAGGCACAGCACCCTCTGCTGCAGAGGCTTCTTCAGTTGGTAGATGAGAAGTTTGTCAGTAATGCTGGTCAGAAGGAGGCTGTGGTGAACTCCAGCCTCAGGATACTGTGTGTACTGGCCGAGAGAGCGGAGGAGAACCAGCTGTGGAG gTTGAAGGTTGTGTTGTCGAGTGAAGCTCTGGCTCAAAATTTGTCTTTGGAATCTGCGTACACAACTGTGCGTCTGTCTGTAAGGTTCCTGGCGCTGGTGGCTGACTGTGATGAGATTGCTACCCAACTTTGCTCTCATAACT TCGTCTGCCCACTTGCCAGAGTTTTCCAGTATATAACATCTAGACCAGAAAAGTCTGTCGGAGAAGATATGTGGTCTCGCTTAGAAGTTGAG GTTGTCCAATTTTTGGCCAAGTTGTTCACACAGAGGACCTCAGCATGGGCTGCTCTCATCAGTCAATCTTCTTGCCAGTGCAGTAGTGAG GTGGTGCGGACGGTGGTGGTAGTGCTGCACAGGCAGTGGCTGAGCATCAAAGGGCAAGAGAAGCACGTGGGCGGCAGCCAGACGTGGACGAGTCCTGGAGTTCAGTTGCTAAGGGAGGCTCTCATGTTGCTGCACTGGCTCCTCCTGAACAACTCCTCTTTCTCAACGCACTGCCTGGACGTCCTGCACATATACCATCAGGTCATCCCAGCCATCAGAGACACCCTCCGCAAGATCCCTGACCTCTCTGAGAGTGAAG ATCTGGCCATTGAGGAGATCTGTCGGCCTGAAGCAGATGTTGAAGATATGGACATTGACGCAGGTTCTTGA
- the LOC140542941 gene encoding protein BTG1: MKTEVSTAVSFITKLLRGTGLLSEEQLHHFSLSLEEALGEHYLHHWFPDAPCRGSGYRCIRINHKMDPLIGKAALTIGLTRERLFSLLPSELTMWVDPYEVSYRIGEDGSICVLYESTPPPQTDPTGPVDSCKDKLRIGRASPSKAFNMMTVSS; encoded by the exons ATGAAAACCGAGGTGTCCACGGCTGTGAGCTTCATCACCAAACTGCTGAGAGGGACTGGGCTCCTCTCAGAGGAGCAGCTGCACCACTTCAGCCTGTCTCTGGAAGAAGCTTTAGGAG AGCATTATCTGCACCACTGGTTCCCAGACGCTCCGTGCCGAGGTTCGGGTTACAGGTGCATCCGGATCAATCACAAGATGGACCCTTTAATCGGTAAAGCCGCCCTCACGATCGGACTGACCAGAGAGCGGCTGTTCTCGCTGTTGCCGAGCGAGCTGACCATGTGGGTTGACCCCTATGAGGTGTCCTACCGGATAGGAGAGGACGGCTCCATTTGCGTTCTCTACGAGTCCACGCCTCCGCCGCAGACGGACCCCACGGGTCCCGTGGACAGCTGCAAAGATAAACTGAGGATCGGCCGGGCGAGCCCCTCCAAGGCCTTCAATATGATGACCGTTTCCAGCTAA